TTCTGGATCATTTGAATTTCTTGCCGCCACCATCTCCTGATTAAATTCTTTCATTTCTTTTTGGAGAAATGCAAGCCTGTCCTGATTTACGAGAAGCTTGGTTGCAACAGTGGTTATTAATGCAACCACAGCAGCTATTAAAAATATAGTCAATATCGGACCAAATGTATTAACAATTGGATTAAATACTGGATTTAATGCGTTAAAAACTGATTCAAATACCATCTAATTTCCTCTTTGTTTTAAGTTAGTCTATATAAAATTCTAAAGTTTATTTTTAAATTTAAATTCTAATAATGCATTACTTTTCAAAAATAGAATACATTTTATAGTTATTACTGTTAATTCGTCATATTTATACAGTTTAGTAAATAAACTATTTTACAAGTCTTCCAACAATCTGAAAAATATTCATGTAACTAATTAAATGTTATAGTATATAAATTCAATGAACTTCATACACTCATTTTTAGTCCGTTCATGCACATGGATTAATGTTAAATTGTAATCTTTATGAGGTATCTTAACATTAGTTCAAGATATTCACATGAAATATTACATTACCTGCACAACTCCCGATATAAACATTATAAAAAATAAAATGGTTTATGAAGTATATTAACATACAGTTCGAGATATTCACATGAAAATATTACATGCAACTCATGGGATATAAACATTGTAAAAATAAAACGATTTTTTAATATATAAATGTAAAAATTTTCTAAGGGACCTAAAATTTATTATTATACTCAACTTCTTTAAAAACAATTTTAAACAATGTCCCATTATTTCTTTCAAGCTCCACTGTACCTCTTAATTGACTTGTTAAACTAATTACAAGTTGCATACCTAACGAATCTGTATGACGGAAGTCTAAATTATCTGGAAAACCTATACCATTATCATAAACAGACATGGTGTAAATTTCATTTTCCTTAGTGATATTTACAGCTATTTTATCTCTTTTATCAAATGATTGGCTGTCAACACGAGTTCTACTTGCCAGAAATCCATGTTTTATTGAATTTGTTACCAGTTCATTGACAATAAGTCCACATGGAATTGCTGTATTAATATCTAATAAAACATCACGGATATTTATATCCGGCTCGATATTATCAACACCGTACGAATGGAACAGGTCCATTACTAAACTTTTTACATAGTCCCCAAAGTCAATCCTTGCTAGATCTTCTGATTGGTACAGTTTTTCGTGTATTATAGCCATAGATTTCACACGGTTCTGGCTTTCCTTATAAATATCAAGCATTTCTTCATCATTAATATAACGAGATTGGAGATTTAAAAGGCTGCTTATTATCTGTAAATTATTTTTAACCCTGTGGTGAATTTCTTTTAAAAGTATTTCCTTCTCTTCAAGAGATTTTTTAAGCTTATTTTCTATTCGTTCACGTTCATCCATTTCTGCACGTAACTCATCATTAACTCGAGATAATGCTTTTGTTCTTTCTAAAACTTGCTGCTCTAGCTCAAAGTGCGCCTTTTTCAGTGCTTTCTGTGCTTTTTCACGCTCAATTTTTTCATGACACTCCTTTAATGCCCTCTGCATGGCAGGTACTAATTTAGAAAGGTTATTTTTGAATATATAATCTGTAGCACCTTCTTTAAGCGCATTTACTGCAAACTCTTCACCTATTTTACCACTTACAAATAAAAAAGGAGTATATGGACATTCTGAATTTGCAATTTTTAAGGCCGAAAGACCGTCGAACTTAGGAAGAGAATGATCAGCCAGGATCAAATCAGGTTTTAGCACCTCAAGTTCACTTATAAAACTTTCTTTAGTTTCCACTCGCCTTGATAAAAATTTTACTCCTTCACGACGCAGTTCATACTCTATTAATTCTGCATCAAAGGCAACGTCCTCCAGGATCAGGATTTTAAGTTCTTCTTTCATGTTACTCTCTCTTATTCGGGTGGATTATTAAGTAACATCCAGTACAATCCAAGTGTTGAAACCGCTTCTGTAAATGCATCAAATTCAACGGGTTTACTAACGTAACTATTTACTCCAAGTTCATAACTTTCTACTATATCCCTATCTTCTTTAGAAGAAGTAAGGACAACTACAGGGATCATTTTAGTTCTTTCATCGGCTTTAATAGCCTGAAGGACTTCTAAACCATCTACTTTAGGCATTCTCAAATCAAGTAATATCAATCTTGGAAGTCCTTTTTCTATATCCCTTTCAGAATATTCGCCTTTGCCAAATATAAAATCCAACGCTTCAGCACCATCTTTAGCCCACACTAACTTATTGGCAAGATTATTTCTTTTTAATGCTCTAATTGTGAGCTCAGCATCCGTTTCGTTATCCTCTACAAGAAGAATTTCAACTTCATTTAAATTCATTTAATATCTCCTTAACCAATTTAACTTTAAATTATTCCATTTTAGCAGGCAGCGTGAAATAGATGGTTGCTCCATTATCGATTTCTCCTTCTCCCCAGACATGTCCTCCATGTCTCCTGATAATGCGCTGAACAATAGAAAGTCCTACACCAGTACCTTCAAATTCATCAACGCCGTGCAATCTCTGGAACAGGCCAAAAAGTTTATTTACATATTTCATATCAAAGCCAGCCCCGTTATCTCTAACATAATAAATGTTTTCATCTTTTCCTTTTTTTGCACCCACTTCAATAACCGCTTTTTCCCTAATTCTTGTAAACTTAATAGAGTTAGAAATAAGATTAGTAAAAACCTGAATAATTAGCGTCCTATCACCATAAGCCTGTGGAAGAGACTTAAGTTCTAATTGAACATCTCTATCTCCCATCGAAGATTTCAATTCTTCGAATATATTTTCTACAAGTGATTCCATGTCTATAGGAGCTATTCTCATTTCTTGGCGACCTGCACGGGATAAAAGAAGAATATCATCAATCAATTGGCCCATTTTCTGGGTATTTTCCCTGACAACATTTAAAAGTCTTTTGCCCTCATCATCAAGTTTGTCCTCATAGTCCTCAATTACAATACGAGAAAAACCATCTATTGCTCTAAGAGGAACTCTTAAATCATGTGAAACAGAATATGCAAACGCTTCTAATTCTTTATTAGCATCTTCAAGTTTTTCACTTTCTTTTTTTAAATTTTCATTCATTTCATTGAGAATTTTAACTTTCTCAATTCGTTCCCCTAAAAACGCGATTACAATAGCTATA
This genomic window from Methanobacterium sp. contains:
- a CDS encoding response regulator, whose amino-acid sequence is MNLNEVEILLVEDNETDAELTIRALKRNNLANKLVWAKDGAEALDFIFGKGEYSERDIEKGLPRLILLDLRMPKVDGLEVLQAIKADERTKMIPVVVLTSSKEDRDIVESYELGVNSYVSKPVEFDAFTEAVSTLGLYWMLLNNPPE
- a CDS encoding ATP-binding protein, encoding MPVISKSIWRRKRTWFAPIFLAAILIFIQLFYQSFGASFSDSYYQLVMIMFIAIVIAFLGERIEKVKILNEMNENLKKESEKLEDANKELEAFAYSVSHDLRVPLRAIDGFSRIVIEDYEDKLDDEGKRLLNVVRENTQKMGQLIDDILLLSRAGRQEMRIAPIDMESLVENIFEELKSSMGDRDVQLELKSLPQAYGDRTLIIQVFTNLISNSIKFTRIREKAVIEVGAKKGKDENIYYVRDNGAGFDMKYVNKLFGLFQRLHGVDEFEGTGVGLSIVQRIIRRHGGHVWGEGEIDNGATIYFTLPAKME
- a CDS encoding histidine kinase dimerization/phosphoacceptor domain -containing protein — its product is MKEELKILILEDVAFDAELIEYELRREGVKFLSRRVETKESFISELEVLKPDLILADHSLPKFDGLSALKIANSECPYTPFLFVSGKIGEEFAVNALKEGATDYIFKNNLSKLVPAMQRALKECHEKIEREKAQKALKKAHFELEQQVLERTKALSRVNDELRAEMDERERIENKLKKSLEEKEILLKEIHHRVKNNLQIISSLLNLQSRYINDEEMLDIYKESQNRVKSMAIIHEKLYQSEDLARIDFGDYVKSLVMDLFHSYGVDNIEPDINIRDVLLDINTAIPCGLIVNELVTNSIKHGFLASRTRVDSQSFDKRDKIAVNITKENEIYTMSVYDNGIGFPDNLDFRHTDSLGMQLVISLTSQLRGTVELERNNGTLFKIVFKEVEYNNKF